TTGATCCCGCTTCAACTGCAACCACCGACGGCTGCTAACACGAGTACTAGTCATGGGCTACAGCGGAGACTTTATGCCTCACGTTGGAGAGGTCTCTGACAAGCCGGGTCAGTTCATTATTGCTGGTTTCACGGGCCACGGCATGCCGCAGATTCTGCTTTCGAGCAAGGGTATGGCGGCCATGGTGCGTGACGGTGTTTCATTTGAAAATTCGGGTCTACCTCGTATCTTCAAGACCAGCAAGGCCAGGATATCCTCAAAACGAAACCTCATGGAAGAAAGTCTCGAGCCGTTGTGGAAAACAGGGAGGGAATCTAAGCTGTAGATGAATGGGAGGAGATGCGGCATAGAGATTAGTGAGTGTGAGAGTGTGATTTCAATTCAATGCTACAATCACTCTAGTTCATTTCTCGTCATGCAAACGCCCTAGAGCTTTTTCTTGATTCCAATTGTTGCCCAACACGTAACCGTTGATGTTGATACGGTAGGATAGGTACACCAAACAATAGCCGTCTAGGTATTTTAGCTTGCCATTCTGTGAGAACCTGGAACAGCCCCTGAATTTGCTACTCTCAACCCCTGTCTTCATTCACCCACTTGATTGTGCCTGACCTCACATAAATGATGTCATTGAAGCCAGTGATGTGTTAATTACTGTGTTCTTTGCTGTTGTGCACGACCAAGATGTCattgaaaaagaagaattGAAACCAGTGATAGTGCATCTCAATCAGGCAGTATTACCGTCGATCCCCGGCACGCACCGGCACGGGGCGGCTCGGCTGACATTTTCCGGCACGAAACCGGCACACAACACCAAACCTCAAATCGTAGGAATCTCCCTCTTTCAACATCCCTCCACTAGACCAAGACCTTTGTTTACCAAGCTGATTGGCCTGACTTGCTCAGCGTGTTGCAATGTCGAGACCCACCGAGGCAGATCAGACTGGTGATGACCGGCAGCCTCCGGCGTCACCCCAGCCGGCACGCAACGAGATAACCGTGGCGGTTGGGAAGAGGCCAAGGGCTGCACGAGCGTTAGTGATCAGATAGCGAATCATTGAGTTCCATGGCTAATAGGACTCACAGGTGCGACAATTGCCGGCGCCTGAAGGAAAGGTGCACTGGCGGAACCCCATGTGACGGATGCATCAAATCCAAGCGTCAGTGCGCCTTCACCAACGCATATAGACGATCAAGACGGCGGCCTGAAATACAAAAGTTGGCGGAAACGATTAACCCAAGGGTGTTTTTCGATATCGATAGGATCCGCAACTTGGAAGCTATTGTTCAGCACTTTACGGATATTCAGGATTTCAGCCCTACTCAGCTTACGGAGACGGTGGCAGCTCTGTCAACGGATAAGTGGAGCTCGCCTACATCACAGGATCCAGCGAACCGTGACGAGGCTTCCGACGACACTCCCAGCAACCAACAGACGAAAGACGCTGCTTCTATCCTAGGTATGCGGGTTTAGATAACCATATCATGGCAACTTTACTCATCACTCAACAGCCTATGAAGAGTTCTCTCATTCCGACTTTACACGTCAAATCCAACAAAAGTTAGGTCCTGACTTGGAAAGGCCCATCACCGTATGGATTTACTCCAACGTCCCTCTCCATCAACGTGCCATGTTTGAAGCTTATATGTCTTGCCACAGGACCCGACAGCCGGCGTGGCTACTGCCGAACAGTTACTATCATGGCCCTTTATCGTCCAAGACGCAGTATCTGTGTTCCCACCTGCCGAGGTCGCCACTGCGTTGCTCGACATTTTTTTCAACGTAGCTCAGACAAACTACTTCTACGTAGACGAAGACTTTATCCGGAACCGGATATCTGAGATATACGCCCACCCTGCTACGCCGCTCACAATCGCCGACGCTCCATGGGTCTGCACGGCTCTCATGGTGTTTTGCGTCAGCACCCAGTTTGCACACCTGGTCAAAGGAAGGCAGTCCAACACTGGAGAGGTTGACGTGACTTCGGCCATTGATGATGCGCTTGCTCTATCCTTCTATCGAAAAGCAACAGCCATGATCCCTGACCTGCTGACTATTGGAAGTGCCCAATGTGTGCAGGCCTTCATCTTGATGGGAGTGTACACACTCCCCGTGGACCCTGCAGGATTGGCAAGCAGCTATTACGGCATTGCTATGAAGATAGCCATACATAATAACATGCACTTGAAGAGCAAGTCCAAGACGCGAGACGCCGAGATGCGCAACCGAATTTGGTGGACAGTGTATACCCTGGAGAGGTGAGCCAAGCCCTTGCCTTGTGTAGATACCCACATAAACACCAGatatgacgacgacgggccCTTTGACAAAGTATCTGACTCCTCACAGGCGTGTCTCCATCTTGCATGGCCGGCCGGCGTCAATCCGGAGATCCCAGATAAGCGCCGAGCTACCAGTCGATCGCCTTGAATTACAGCCATCCGGAAGGCCGAATACATTCCACAACGCGATGGCCCAGAAGGACCTTACTGAGATCATGGAGGATGCTCGCGACAACATGTTGGTTCTCTCATCCCGGATGGTATTGCCAAGCTAACCTTCCAGATTAATGATTAAAAGAGCAACTCCCAGCTCGAGCATACTAGTAGCCAATGATGCCCTCAAGGTAAACCAGGCATTGGAAACATGGTGGGATAGTCTCCCAGAAGAGACCTACTGCAAGGACTTGACGCCAGGCCAGCCACTCTTTCGATCCAACATACACCTCGCACTCACGTATCATCTTGTGCACATCTTTATCGGCCGATCCTTCATGTTCGAAGATTCTGATGCCGACAAGCTAGGTTTGCACGGATGGGTCAACGCTCGCAATACTCTGATAAGGCACTGTATCCAAAGCGCAATTACGTCCGTCCAGCTCTGTCAAAAGCTTCATGACGAATTTGGGCTTTCCAAGTCCTCATATACCGAGTTCACTTCTTGCTGTGCTGCGGTAGTGACTCTGATAGCTCAACGCATCCTCAGCAAGACGGTAGAATTCGGCGATATCTGCGATCAAGGAATCACCTTGCTAAAAATCATGTCTGGCGGCGTCTTTGCCAACACCAAAAGCTCCGAGAAGCGGGGCCTGGAGATTTTGGAAATGGCACTGGCCAAGCTGGGCGCGAGTCATGGTGAAAGCCCATCACTTGGCGGTGCAGGCTATGATCAGTTTCGTACCTGGGTTGCGTTGCAGGTCGAACCCGAGCAGATGCTCGGACAAGAGCAAGCAGTGCCAACGATGGAGTGGGCGTATGGTAGTAGTCCGGGGCAGGGATCGTTTCATTCAGAGGAAATGAACTTGATGCCTGAGTTTGTTCCCACTAATTTTGCAGAGCTTGCGTCGCTGCCCGGTCTGGAAAACTACTTCCAGAGCTCAATAGGATGAGGAAAGACACAATTTAATCACATGTTTAGACATACAGTGAGGTGGAGGAACAGTGGACCCTGTGACATGCTGGATTGTCCCATCAGGCAGTTATATCGCGACTTTCGACAAAGTCCCCCTGAATCGTAATGGTAAGGAGTACCCTGCTGTCAAGTCTAAACACAAAACGGCGCCATCATGTCACGATACGAGATTCTTATTGAACGGCACGTCTTTGAActctattaaatatatacaTTGCTCATTAATCCCCGGGGtatcatctcatctctcaaTCTCTTCATCGTTTCGTTGCCACCACCTCGACTATCATGTCCTTCTGTACGTGTATCCCAGCCGTATTTTGGTCCGAGTCCTCGCGGTATGGACTCGATATCACGGTACGAATACCCTCATGACTGTGTACCGGCCTGGGAACCGCATCAAAGTCGCCAACGTCCGAGACGCCACTTTCTATATCGGCTAGTTGATGGGTTGAACTCGTTTCGTCATTTTCCTTTTCCCTATTTGTTCTCGATATCGTAGCCAGTCGGATAGCATTGCTTGGTCGACTGATGGGTTGGCTGCTATTGCCGCCGTAGTAGGAGCTGAGGAAGCGGGCGGGGAAGATGTTGCGGATGACAGGTCGAAGTAGGGGGAAGCAAGCTATTGGAGGCAGTTAGTCAAGAGGCTCAACACGGGTTTAAGGTTAAGAGCTCTCACCAGATACAATGGCAATGTTGATCTCGACTGATCCCCAGACGCAGTACATGCCATAGTCATGGGGCATCTGTGTTGACTTGGGGTTATAACTGAGGGCCTCTACAATAGCGAATATCGACGCGAGACAAACACTGTGATGGGGTTAGATGCGACTACATAGTAACAGAGCCCAGTAGTCACGTACATGGAACCAACAACGAAGAGACCGGCCACAGCAATCTTCTGGCCGATGCGTAGGCGGAGCTTGAAGACCTCGATGATAggcaagaccaagatggcAAGGTCCATCAAGAAATGGGTAAGCACCGTGCTAAAGAAGAACTCCGTATCCTGGATGCGACAGACGGCGTGAGGAATGGTCTTATCCCAATATGCCTGGACGGGGAGGCAGCGAAAGATGGTCATGAACGTTCGAACGATGATCCAGATAAAACACATTGTGATCATGATCTGCATTGGTAGTCGGATCGATGATAGCTGAAAGATTCGCCagtagaggaagaggatggctAGTTTCGCGGATGCGATCGCAAAGGCATACGTCAGGGAGTTGAAGAACCCGATGAATCGTCCATTGTGAAGGATCAGATCTCGTTCGGCGTCAGTGAGGTCGTCGGGCATGTATTGGCCAAGGTACCAATGGATGGTCCCTGCATGGAATTGTTAGAGTCTGAATGGTGCGAACATTGTAGGTTGGTTTGTACATTCTAACACGGTCGCCGAGTATAGGCATCCGAATATCTGGCGTGTCTGTAAGCATGTTGATCATGTCTCAACCGGACGAAAAACCCACATAGGTAAGGACACAAAAGGTATCATCCCACCACCAAGGCTGCTTTGTTATCCGCCGGGCCATGAAGCGcatcaccatggccaccGACGCCGCGATCCATGTGATGGCCGTCGACCAGTAGATGTTGGGCTCGAGCCCAGCCATGGTTGAGACTGCAATCCCTCGAGAAGTTGAAGCTTTCGACAACGAGCACAACAATGACGAGAGGCACTTCCCACCAGTTTATCTGGGGGCCCTCACCTTTTAGCTGAGGATCAGCGCTTTGACTTTGGGCTGGCTGGGTGGCTGGCCTATCAACGAGACTAGACCCCCATCATTGGACCGTTGACATGAGGACCTGACTCGACGCGACAAGCCACATTGGCTGAAATTAGAGTGGCAGCAATGTCCCCAATGGCCTTGGCGGGCTGGACTCGAGCTGCGCTGCTTGGCTGGGCTGTTTTCAGGACTCACGTTTGAGCTGGGGAGTCGATAGCTAGATCGAGACCGATTTGTTGGTTCGGTTCATCGGCAGCGACGGCTTCATGGTAGACCAGCCATTTGAATGCCATGGTTAATGTAAGAGTCATGCAGAGGCTTTTCCTAAGAAATCCCTTTTGCCAGGTCTCAGCCACGTCTTCTTACCGATCATTCTGGGCGCGAAAGTGAAGCCCCTTTTGCATTCGAAATGAGCCACTGAAGAACACGCGAGATAAGAAGCGCACAACAGCTGCCGCGTCTACCCCGGCAGTGTTGGATCCGGGGTCCGGGAAACTCTAACTCGGACCCGCGTGGTCCGCCTCAGAAACCCCAGGTTATCGCTAAGCCCTGATTTGACGGGCCTCGACTGTCCCGGTAGCCCTGTGAGCGATAGCAACGCGGCCTGAAACCATTGTGATGTCGGCGTTCCTGGGACTCGAATCAGTGAACGGAGTCAGTGAACGG
The window above is part of the Fusarium falciforme chromosome 3, complete sequence genome. Proteins encoded here:
- a CDS encoding Zn(2)-C6 fungal-type domain-containing protein; this translates as MSRPTEADQTGDDRQPPASPQPARNEITVAVGKRPRAARACDNCRRLKERCTGGTPCDGCIKSKRQCAFTNAYRRSRRRPEIQKLAETINPRVFFDIDRIRNLEAIVQHFTDIQDFSPTQLTETVAALSTDKWSSPTSQDPANRDEASDDTPSNQQTKDAASILAYEEFSHSDFTRQIQQKLGPDLERPITDPTAGVATAEQLLSWPFIVQDAVSVFPPAEVATALLDIFFNVAQTNYFYVDEDFIRNRISEIYAHPATPLTIADAPWVCTALMVFCVSTQFAHLVKGRQSNTGEVDVTSAIDDALALSFYRKATAMIPDLLTIGSAQCVQAFILMGVYTLPVDPAGLASSYYGIAMKIAIHNNMHLKSKSKTRDAEMRNRIWWTVYTLERRVSILHGRPASIRRSQISAELPVDRLELQPSGRPNTFHNAMAQKDLTEIMEDARDNILMIKRATPSSSILVANDALKVNQALETWWDSLPEETYCKDLTPGQPLFRSNIHLALTYHLVHIFIGRSFMFEDSDADKLGLHGWVNARNTLIRHCIQSAITSVQLCQKLHDEFGLSKSSYTEFTSCCAAVVTLIAQRILSKTVEFGDICDQGITLLKIMSGGVFANTKSSEKRGLEILEMALAKLGASHGESPSLGGAGYDQFRTWVALQVEPEQMLGQEQAVPTMEWAYGSSPGQGSFHSEEMNLMPEFVPTNFAELASLPGLENYFQSSIG